Proteins from a genomic interval of Quercus lobata isolate SW786 chromosome 11, ValleyOak3.0 Primary Assembly, whole genome shotgun sequence:
- the LOC115968197 gene encoding uncharacterized protein LOC115968197 isoform X2 translates to MLRIFERGKFFMRSVFMGKNAAQWLMFNIEHLVVGVSSKQFFTLREGDTTFTLQWSSNSSGQFLLLTELKAGGSRRSIIIPEGKERHGWRAFGLELRKLLNPSQYAVGGNGLLKFIPQVRRYNLEALSSRTFAEVVQGLHGRTEERKQPKQLGATAKGKIPQIGEEKMGVNLRISGVKVGDFPVEKSNRMEVVGGARRELCSYEVAEVGEQILVDTRLRFPSISLNSKDYVKGKKSDARRSCWSGRGLVVEVDVIGRRRVFWDRKKGGDTKCRGDSQVAEIETSMAFKWVPRRTKQAVVKPFMGLGTSPELTDTSVGHFSGPRLFEVGESSWAGEGAVAQVPLEADIETGVSARCALSFVEPSLVSGEADVFIGTSSDEPTLPPGKDDGPFCAGICFDEHAVSQEKADGPFSARISPVVPSLLLGLSPVAESCP, encoded by the exons ATGTTACGGATTTTTGAGAGGGGCAAATTCTTTATGAGATCAGTTTTTATGGGCAAGAATGCAGCACAATGGCTGATGTTTAACATAGAACACCTTGTTGTTGGGGTGAGTTCCAAACAGTTTTTTACTCTTAGAGAAGGTGACACAACTTTTACTCTCCAATGGAGTTCCAACTCTTCTGGTCAGTTCTTGCTGTTGACTGAGCTCAAAGCTGGTGGGTCTAGGAGGTCGATAATTATACCGGAAGGTAAAGAGAGACATGGTTGGAGGGCTTTTGGTCTTGAACTAAGAAAATTGTTGAACCCTTCTCAATATGCAGTGGGAGGAAATGGACTTCTCAAATTCATTCCTCAGGTGCGGAGGTATAACTTGGAGGCTTTAAGTTCTAGAACTTTTGCTGAAGTTGTGCAAGGCTTACATGGAAGAACGGAGGAAAGGAAGCAACCAAAGCAACTAGGAGCCACAGCCAAGGGGAAGATACCACAGATAGGAGAGGAGAAGATGGGGGTGAATCTGAGAATCTCTGGTGTAAAAGTGGGGGATTTTCCGGTGGAGAAATCTAATAGGATGGAGGTGGTGGGAGGGGCTAGGAGGGAGCTTTGCTCTTATGAGGTGGCAGAGGTTGGTGAGCAAATCTTGGTAGACACTAGGTTACGTTTCCCAAGTATTAGTTTGAATTCAAAAGATTATGTTAAGGGGAAGAAGAGTGATGCTAGGAGATCTTGCTGGTCAGGGAGAGGTCTTGTCGTGGAGGTTGATGTGATAGGGAGGAGGCGGGTTTTCTGGGATAGAAAGAAAGGGGGAGATACGAAGTGCAGAGGGGATTCACAGGTAGCTGAAATAGAAACTTCTATGGCCTTTAAATGGGTTCCACGGAGAACCAAACAGGCTGTAGTTAAGCCTTTTATGGGCCTTGGTACTAGCCCAGAGCTGACCGACACAAGTGTGGGTCATTTTTCAGGCCCACGACTTTTTGAAGTGGGCGAGAGCTCTTGGGCTGGTGAAGGAGCAGTAGCCCAGGTCCCGCTGGAAGCTGATATTGAGACAGGGGTGTCGGCCCGGTGCGCTTTGTCTTTCGTTGAGCCCTCATTAGTATCAGGTGAAGCCGATGTCTTCATCGGTACCAGCTCCGATGAGCCCACGCTGCCGCCAGGTAAGGACGATGGCCCTTTCTGCGCCGGAATCTGCTTCGATGAGCACGCGGTGTCTCAGGAAAAGGCCGATGGCCCATTCTCCGCCAGAATTAGCCCTGTCGTGCCTTCGTTACTACTGG GCTTATCACCAGTTGCCGAAAGCTGCCCTTGA
- the LOC115968197 gene encoding uncharacterized protein LOC115968197 isoform X1, whose protein sequence is MLRIFERGKFFMRSVFMGKNAAQWLMFNIEHLVVGVSSKQFFTLREGDTTFTLQWSSNSSGQFLLLTELKAGGSRRSIIIPEGKERHGWRAFGLELRKLLNPSQYAVGGNGLLKFIPQVRRYNLEALSSRTFAEVVQGLHGRTEERKQPKQLGATAKGKIPQIGEEKMGVNLRISGVKVGDFPVEKSNRMEVVGGARRELCSYEVAEVGEQILVDTRLRFPSISLNSKDYVKGKKSDARRSCWSGRGLVVEVDVIGRRRVFWDRKKGGDTKCRGDSQVAEIETSMAFKWVPRRTKQAVVKPFMGLGTSPELTDTSVGHFSGPRLFEVGESSWAGEGAVAQVPLEADIETGVSARCALSFVEPSLVSGEADVFIGTSSDEPTLPPGKDDGPFCAGICFDEHAVSQEKADGPFSARISPVVPSLLLGKADDPFFVGTSSDEPTLPPGLSPVAESCP, encoded by the exons ATGTTACGGATTTTTGAGAGGGGCAAATTCTTTATGAGATCAGTTTTTATGGGCAAGAATGCAGCACAATGGCTGATGTTTAACATAGAACACCTTGTTGTTGGGGTGAGTTCCAAACAGTTTTTTACTCTTAGAGAAGGTGACACAACTTTTACTCTCCAATGGAGTTCCAACTCTTCTGGTCAGTTCTTGCTGTTGACTGAGCTCAAAGCTGGTGGGTCTAGGAGGTCGATAATTATACCGGAAGGTAAAGAGAGACATGGTTGGAGGGCTTTTGGTCTTGAACTAAGAAAATTGTTGAACCCTTCTCAATATGCAGTGGGAGGAAATGGACTTCTCAAATTCATTCCTCAGGTGCGGAGGTATAACTTGGAGGCTTTAAGTTCTAGAACTTTTGCTGAAGTTGTGCAAGGCTTACATGGAAGAACGGAGGAAAGGAAGCAACCAAAGCAACTAGGAGCCACAGCCAAGGGGAAGATACCACAGATAGGAGAGGAGAAGATGGGGGTGAATCTGAGAATCTCTGGTGTAAAAGTGGGGGATTTTCCGGTGGAGAAATCTAATAGGATGGAGGTGGTGGGAGGGGCTAGGAGGGAGCTTTGCTCTTATGAGGTGGCAGAGGTTGGTGAGCAAATCTTGGTAGACACTAGGTTACGTTTCCCAAGTATTAGTTTGAATTCAAAAGATTATGTTAAGGGGAAGAAGAGTGATGCTAGGAGATCTTGCTGGTCAGGGAGAGGTCTTGTCGTGGAGGTTGATGTGATAGGGAGGAGGCGGGTTTTCTGGGATAGAAAGAAAGGGGGAGATACGAAGTGCAGAGGGGATTCACAGGTAGCTGAAATAGAAACTTCTATGGCCTTTAAATGGGTTCCACGGAGAACCAAACAGGCTGTAGTTAAGCCTTTTATGGGCCTTGGTACTAGCCCAGAGCTGACCGACACAAGTGTGGGTCATTTTTCAGGCCCACGACTTTTTGAAGTGGGCGAGAGCTCTTGGGCTGGTGAAGGAGCAGTAGCCCAGGTCCCGCTGGAAGCTGATATTGAGACAGGGGTGTCGGCCCGGTGCGCTTTGTCTTTCGTTGAGCCCTCATTAGTATCAGGTGAAGCCGATGTCTTCATCGGTACCAGCTCCGATGAGCCCACGCTGCCGCCAGGTAAGGACGATGGCCCTTTCTGCGCCGGAATCTGCTTCGATGAGCACGCGGTGTCTCAGGAAAAGGCCGATGGCCCATTCTCCGCCAGAATTAGCCCTGTCGTGCCTTCGTTACTACTGGGTAAGGCCGACGACCCCTTCTTTGTCGGAACTAGCTCCGATGAGCCCACGTTGCCACCGG GCTTATCACCAGTTGCCGAAAGCTGCCCTTGA